The following DNA comes from Marinomonas maritima.
CCGTAATCCGCTAATGTTTCCATAAGCGCCAAAGTAAGGCCGGTCACAATAGCAGGACGCGCCAGTGGCAGAGCAAGCTTAAAAAAGACAGCACGACCTGAGTAACCCAATGTACGGCTGACTTCTAAGGTGTTTTCAGACTGCTCTAAAAAGGCAGCACGGCTCATTAAATAAACATAAGGATACAGAACCAAGGTGAGCATCACCATGGCGCCTCCAAGCGAACGTATTTCAAAGAACCAATATTCGCCGTAACGCCAGCCAGTGACATCTCGAATAAAGGTTTGCACCGGACCCGCAAAATCCAGTACACCAGTGTAAGTATAAGCAATAATGTAAGCTGGCACGGCCATTGGTAACAGCAGCGCCCAAGATAGAAGTGAACGTCCTGGAAAGTCACACATGCTGGTCAACCAAGCACACGGTACGCCAATGACCAACACGCCAATTCCCACTCCCAGCATAAGTAAAAGTGAATTCGAAATGTACTCAGCCAGCACGGTATCGTAAAGGTGTCGCCACACATCACCATCACCGATCAGGACGTTGACCAACACAACCAATATGGGCAAAGCCAAAATGGCCGCAATAAGCATTGCAGCCATTTTTAACCCGTTAAATTTAGGTTTACTTGCGACACTAGAATGAGCTGAATCAGCCATTAACTATTAAAAATCCTATCAGAAAGCTCATTTCAAAGAGCCAATTTCAGAAAGCTCGTGTTACAGAGCCAAGGTTACTTCCAACCAGCGATGTCCATAAGCTCAACCGCTTCACGGTTATTGTCACCCAATTGACTTAACGAAATGGTATCCGCTCGAAACGTTCCAAATGGCGCCAACATTTCTGGCGCTCCAACGTCTTTTACAACAGGGTATTCATTATTTACATGCGCATACCATTCCTGAGAGGCACGATTGGTTAAAAATTCAAGCAGTAAAGTGGCGTTTTCAATATTCGTTGCGGCAGCGGTAATACCAGCACCACTGACATTCACATGAGCACCGCGTTCACCTTCACCTTGATTTGGCCAGAATAATTTTACGCTGTTATACACCGCTCGTTCATCCGCGCTATCACTCTGCCCTAAGCGGCCGTAATAATAAGTGTTTGCCAATGTCAGATCACAAACACCGGCTGAAACGGCTTTCAATAAATCAATATCACCACCAAAAGGGGGGCGAGCTAAGTTAGATACCAAGCCTTTAATCCAAGTTTGTGTGTTCTCACGACCATCCGCTTCTAACATAGACGCAACTAAAGATTGGTTATAGATATTGGCAGAGGATCGGACACAAATACGCCCCTTCCACTT
Coding sequences within:
- a CDS encoding Fe(3+) ABC transporter substrate-binding protein, producing the protein MKSHKTTHIIERKLFFKRAGLITLALSLLISTGLQAKGEVNIYSARKESLIAPVLDTFSKENDVVVNLITGSADALLSRLKAEGDASPADMFITVDAGRLHRAKAAGVLRSLNNNVLNTNIPSHLRDSDGYWFGLSQRARVIFYNPNKVSPKDLSNYEDLASSKWKGRICVRSSANIYNQSLVASMLEADGRENTQTWIKGLVSNLARPPFGGDIDLLKAVSAGVCDLTLANTYYYGRLGQSDSADERAVYNSVKLFWPNQGEGERGAHVNVSGAGITAAATNIENATLLLEFLTNRASQEWYAHVNNEYPVVKDVGAPEMLAPFGTFRADTISLSQLGDNNREAVELMDIAGWK